A stretch of DNA from Mycobacterium senriense:
CGTGGTCGAAGACCAACTGGCAGTTGACCTGGACACTGCCGGCCTGCAGCCGCCTCATGATGCGGTGGGCCCGGCCCAGGTTCTCCGTCCAGGCGGTGGCCGCCAGGCCGTAGGTGGTGTCGTTGGCCAGGGCCACGGCCTCGTCCTCGTCGTCGAACGGCAGGATGGTGACCACCGGCCCGAAGATCTCCTGTTGGTACAGCCGCATCCTGGTGTCGACGTTGGTGAGCACCGTCGGGTGCACGAAGTAGCCCTTGCGGTCCAGCCGGTGGCCCCCGGTGACCACCTCGACGCCGTCCCTCTTGCCCTCGTCGATGAAGCCCATGACGCGGGTCAGTTGCTTCTGGCTGATCAGCGGGCCGCTGACGCAGCCCTCCTCGCTGGGGGCGCCCAGCTTGAACGAATTCGCCATCATCGCAATGCCTTCCACGACCCGGTCGTAGACGCCGCGCTGGGCGAAGATGCGCGACCCGCACACGCAGCCTTGGCCGGAGTGCACGAAGATGCCCAGCGACGCCATCATGATCGCGTTGTCCAGGTTGGCGTCGTCGAAGATCAGCACCGGCGATTTTCCGCCGAGTTCGAGCGTGACCTTTTTCAGGTTGTCAGCCGAGGCTCGCACGATCTCCTTGCCGACCTCGGTCGAGCCGGTGAAGGCGACTTTCTGGACATCGGGGTGCGCGGTGATCGCGGCGCCCGCGGTGTGGCCGTAACCGGTCAACAGGTTGACGACCCCCTCGGGCACGCCGGCCTCGTGAATGAGCCTGTCCAACAGCAGCGCCGACAGCGGCGTCTCCTCGGCCGGCTTGACCAGCAGGCTGCCGCCCGCGGCCAAAGCCGGCGCAAGTTTCGCGCTGGCGTTGAAGATCGGGCCGTTCCACGGGAAGATCAGGCCCACCACGCTGTACGGCTCTTTGAGCGTGTAGGCGTGCATGTTGACGTAGTTGTCGGTGGCGATGCCGTCGGTCTTCACGTCGTACGCGACGCCGTTGATCTTGGAACACCAACCGGCGTAGTAGCGGAAGAACTCCGAGCAGGTCGACATCTGCAGTTGGGCCTGCATCAGCGGCATGCCGGTGTTGAGCGAGTCGAGTTGCGCGAACTCCTCGGCGTGCTCGTCGATCAGCTCGCCGATCCGCCACAGGATCTTGGCCCGCTCGCGGCCGGGAAGGTCCGCCCAGACCCCCGACTCGAAGGTCGCCTTCGCTTTCGCCGCGGCGTCGTTGACCGCTTCTTGGCCGCAGTCGGTGAATTCGGTGATCGTCTCCTCGGTCGCGGGATCGATGACCGAGATGACGTCACCCGTTCCGGGGCGCTTGCGAATGTCATCCAATACCGCCTGCACCGTCATCTGATCCCCTTCGTATCGCCAGTCGTGGCGCCCCGGCGCCCAATGCGCTCAGTGCTGAGCACTTGCTTAGCATTGTGCACACGGCTGGTCAAGCACGATCGGCTCAGCGCAGTTGTTGGATCCGAATGAGATTCCCCGCGGGATCGCGGACCGCGCAGTCCCGCAGCCCGTACGGCTGGTCGGTGGGCTCCTGGACGATGTCGACGTCGCCCGCCTGCAGCCGTTCGAAGGTGCCGTCGAGGTCCGTGGTGGCCAGTAGCAGTGTGGCGTAGCTGCCCTTGGCCATCATCTCGGCGATGGTGCGGCGCTCGTCGTCGGTGATGCCCGGGTTGGCGGCGGGCGGGTTCAAGACGATGGACGTATCGGGTTGGTTCGGCGGACCGACCGTGATCCACCGCATCGTGCCCTTGCCGACGTCGAGGCGAACCTCGAACCCGAGGACGTCGCGATAGAAGGCGAGCGATGCTTCGGGGTCCTCATGGGGAAGGAAGCTCGAGTGAATGGTGATGGTCATGCGGTCAGGCTAGGTGCGGCCCGACGGCGGATGCTTCTCGATTCCTGATCGGTCTCGTCACCTGTTTGGCCACGCATGGCGGCATGCCGGCCAGCGCGCCGGCCGCTCGGCGCCGATACGCGCTGGGTGGCACACCGACCAGTTCGGTGAACCGGGTGCTGAAGGTGCCCAAGGACGAGCACCCGACTGCGAAGCACACCTCGGTGACGCTCAGGTCGCCGCGGCGCAGCAGCGCCATGGCGCGCTCGATGCGGCGAGTCATCAAATAGGAGTACGGCGATTCGCCGTAGGCGCGCCGGAATTCGCGGCTGAGGTGGCCGGCGGACATGTGCACCCCGCTCGCGAGCGCTTCGACGTCCAACGGTTGCGTGTAGTCCCGGTCGATGCGGTCGCGGACGCGGCGCAACAGGACCAGCGTGCGCAGGCGCTGCGCCGCCGCCTCGGATGTGCTGGTCACTTGCGATGCCGCCGCTAAACGCCGACGAGCTCGGGGTGGAATTTGGCCGCCATGCGGCGTATTCCGTCGCGCCAGTCGACCGAGGTGCCGCCGATGAGTTCGTGCATCCGGTCGATGGTGGTGGGATTGCCGCGCAGCGCTTGGTCGCTCGCCTCGAAGATCGGTTCCCTGCCGACGAGCGAGCCGAGGTAGTCGCACCACTCCTGCAGGCTGACCGTCTGGTCGCCGCACCAGTTGACGGTGGTCGCCGGGACCGACGCGACCTCGAGCAGCTTCGGGATGGTCCCGATGATGTCGTCCTCGTGAATGGGGTTGTAGCGCGCGGGTTCTCCGGGCGGAACGGGA
This window harbors:
- a CDS encoding aldehyde dehydrogenase family protein, with the protein product MTVQAVLDDIRKRPGTGDVISVIDPATEETITEFTDCGQEAVNDAAAKAKATFESGVWADLPGRERAKILWRIGELIDEHAEEFAQLDSLNTGMPLMQAQLQMSTCSEFFRYYAGWCSKINGVAYDVKTDGIATDNYVNMHAYTLKEPYSVVGLIFPWNGPIFNASAKLAPALAAGGSLLVKPAEETPLSALLLDRLIHEAGVPEGVVNLLTGYGHTAGAAITAHPDVQKVAFTGSTEVGKEIVRASADNLKKVTLELGGKSPVLIFDDANLDNAIMMASLGIFVHSGQGCVCGSRIFAQRGVYDRVVEGIAMMANSFKLGAPSEEGCVSGPLISQKQLTRVMGFIDEGKRDGVEVVTGGHRLDRKGYFVHPTVLTNVDTRMRLYQQEIFGPVVTILPFDDEDEAVALANDTTYGLAATAWTENLGRAHRIMRRLQAGSVQVNCQLVFDHDVPFGGYKQSGWGHEFGKEGLEIYLKTKSVWAQL
- a CDS encoding VOC family protein, which encodes MTITIHSSFLPHEDPEASLAFYRDVLGFEVRLDVGKGTMRWITVGPPNQPDTSIVLNPPAANPGITDDERRTIAEMMAKGSYATLLLATTDLDGTFERLQAGDVDIVQEPTDQPYGLRDCAVRDPAGNLIRIQQLR
- a CDS encoding helix-turn-helix transcriptional regulator is translated as MTSTSEAAAQRLRTLVLLRRVRDRIDRDYTQPLDVEALASGVHMSAGHLSREFRRAYGESPYSYLMTRRIERAMALLRRGDLSVTEVCFAVGCSSLGTFSTRFTELVGVPPSAYRRRAAGALAGMPPCVAKQVTRPIRNREASAVGPHLA